One region of Natronobacterium texcoconense genomic DNA includes:
- a CDS encoding glycosyltransferase family 61 protein: protein MSAIGLLQRALRKYKQDGVRSFLKEGKYSFFESKPVRSVLRYQILEKNGMKPIVYDDLPELSQPVDTIWEVFDDDQRAAVPDPIPPKTRISKTRSFDQVETHSPVSPIVIEIRDCRLLHPFGLTLCEQGVLPETIAKSTSPSSRVGKALSKSVSDHGYREVDNFISGQYPDSLESLPVATPLLPLWGNYYHWTIECLPRLAGVERHQNKTGVKPTIIIPENPSSWMLESLELLGIDDDRLHPLEDHCTVDQLVVPTHPGPTVAECEWVRDQMHDAVDYPTIANDTANNRIYISRRNATRRRVKNEREVADLLRSRGFDRYVLEELSVSDQIALFANAEVIIAPHGAGLANIVYSEFSSIIELFGDSKKTTFYRLAELLGHDYQYTHNPTKFGDIVVNLERLEQCLTKAGLEE from the coding sequence ATGTCTGCAATTGGACTCCTACAGCGGGCGCTACGAAAGTACAAGCAGGATGGTGTACGGTCATTCTTGAAGGAGGGCAAATATTCATTCTTCGAATCTAAACCGGTTAGATCCGTTCTCAGATACCAAATTCTCGAGAAAAACGGGATGAAACCGATCGTGTACGACGACCTACCAGAACTTTCACAGCCGGTGGATACGATCTGGGAGGTTTTTGATGACGATCAGCGAGCAGCAGTTCCCGATCCAATCCCTCCCAAGACACGGATTTCGAAAACACGCTCTTTCGATCAGGTCGAAACGCATTCACCCGTCTCTCCAATCGTAATAGAGATCCGTGATTGCAGACTTCTCCATCCTTTTGGTCTTACCCTGTGTGAGCAAGGCGTACTACCGGAGACGATTGCTAAGAGTACGTCACCGTCTTCTAGAGTCGGAAAAGCATTGTCCAAAAGCGTCTCCGATCATGGATACCGTGAAGTCGACAACTTCATTTCTGGACAATATCCGGATTCACTCGAATCACTGCCGGTCGCTACACCACTTCTTCCACTCTGGGGAAACTACTACCACTGGACGATAGAATGTCTCCCACGACTCGCAGGGGTCGAACGACATCAAAACAAAACAGGGGTAAAGCCGACCATCATTATTCCAGAGAATCCCTCCTCGTGGATGCTTGAGTCACTCGAGTTACTCGGTATCGATGACGACCGTCTCCACCCGCTAGAGGATCACTGCACCGTCGATCAACTGGTTGTTCCAACGCATCCCGGCCCAACGGTGGCGGAATGTGAGTGGGTCCGAGATCAAATGCACGACGCTGTCGATTACCCGACTATTGCCAACGACACGGCTAATAATCGGATCTATATTTCCAGACGAAATGCAACGAGGCGGCGGGTAAAAAACGAACGCGAAGTCGCCGATCTGCTTCGTTCCCGGGGATTCGACCGATACGTCCTCGAGGAGTTGTCTGTCTCGGACCAGATAGCGCTGTTCGCAAACGCTGAGGTTATCATAGCTCCACATGGTGCCGGACTCGCAAACATAGTCTATTCCGAGTTTAGCTCAATCATTGAACTATTCGGAGATTCCAAAAAGACGACGTTCTACCGATTAGCCGAACTACTCGGTCACGACTATCAGTATACGCACAATCCGACCAAGTTTGGTGACATCGTCGTCAATCTCGAGCGACTAGAACAGTGTCTTACCAAAGCAGGTCTCGAAGAGTAA
- a CDS encoding asparagine synthase-related protein, whose product MVGICGATGSIHRDIDTTLLPVQTGNVKETFSEGDITVHTAFHKFLAEEQPVRTDDNTLIWLWGDIYGHESPDTYLSKASFAPDDSNATYCGTLYNDFGEEFPEILNGEFCGVMYHADQNTLTLFTDHLSSRPLYYISSSDGIAFSSSITPLAPFSRGFSGDRVAEYMHFRRVFGTRTVFEDVWQVPPASIVQFDAQTGEKLRTETYWEPTYNSTSKPLEDYVDEFAELFSAALEDRMREDGEYGVFLSGGSDSRLFVASSERPITGLHMNDWMNEEAQVAKQVADTSGNEFVLLKREPDHYPSILDTGLQYSNFSGVYTEGHVIGFEDRLCEAVDVTFSGHLSDVLYGRNKIPQYEFRIPGTGEAAEIPIYKDASTEEEVVEILSDKEDYIFGPTYNGTFRSGNPERVPVDRSVEEILANACRIENSGAMLGDIEYNSVEDMLLYNYVYPLTNAWSAFCHYAYVHTHPYRNPFLDRRLVTLQTKIPLKYRLRGEIVNKAIAKLSPELASIPRAGTRTPLDRSFPVRYVWRHWSGVRRLLFSSEPDDHRTHGPWPDKDIVRNEYMDREQRIAGHKERIQSVPGLSWNDVETSNGGTTQLLTLIEHPATELLVENEVSSEA is encoded by the coding sequence ATGGTAGGGATCTGTGGAGCAACAGGCTCAATACACCGTGACATCGATACCACACTCCTTCCTGTCCAAACAGGTAATGTGAAAGAAACGTTTTCAGAAGGAGATATTACAGTCCATACTGCCTTCCACAAATTCCTAGCAGAAGAACAACCAGTTCGAACCGACGATAACACACTCATCTGGCTGTGGGGCGACATCTATGGCCACGAGTCGCCAGATACCTATTTGTCGAAAGCATCGTTCGCCCCGGACGACTCAAACGCCACATACTGTGGGACCCTCTACAATGACTTTGGAGAAGAATTTCCAGAAATCCTAAACGGCGAATTTTGCGGAGTTATGTACCATGCGGACCAAAATACCCTGACTCTCTTCACAGATCACCTATCGAGTCGGCCGCTTTACTATATCAGTAGCAGTGATGGAATCGCCTTCTCGAGTTCGATCACACCTCTGGCTCCGTTTTCCAGGGGATTTTCCGGCGACCGGGTCGCAGAGTACATGCACTTCAGGCGAGTGTTCGGAACGAGAACTGTTTTCGAAGACGTGTGGCAGGTCCCGCCAGCCTCAATTGTTCAGTTCGACGCACAAACCGGCGAAAAGCTTCGAACCGAGACCTACTGGGAACCGACGTACAATTCCACCTCGAAACCGCTCGAAGACTACGTTGACGAGTTCGCCGAACTGTTTTCTGCCGCCCTCGAGGATCGAATGCGCGAAGACGGTGAGTACGGCGTATTTCTCAGTGGTGGAAGCGACTCGAGGTTGTTCGTGGCGAGTTCTGAAAGGCCCATCACCGGCCTTCACATGAACGACTGGATGAACGAGGAGGCCCAGGTCGCAAAGCAGGTCGCAGACACGTCGGGGAACGAATTCGTACTGCTGAAACGGGAACCGGATCACTACCCGTCCATTCTCGATACTGGCCTCCAATATTCGAACTTCAGCGGAGTATACACTGAAGGTCACGTCATCGGTTTCGAAGATAGGTTATGTGAGGCGGTCGACGTAACCTTTTCCGGCCATCTATCCGACGTGTTGTATGGGCGAAACAAAATCCCACAGTACGAGTTCAGGATACCTGGAACCGGCGAAGCAGCCGAGATTCCAATCTATAAAGATGCGAGTACGGAGGAAGAAGTCGTAGAAATCCTGTCCGATAAAGAAGACTATATTTTCGGTCCGACGTATAATGGGACGTTCCGCTCGGGTAATCCAGAGCGAGTTCCCGTCGACAGATCCGTGGAAGAAATTCTTGCGAATGCGTGTCGTATCGAGAATTCCGGCGCAATGCTTGGGGACATCGAATACAACAGTGTCGAAGACATGCTTCTGTACAACTACGTCTATCCGTTGACCAACGCCTGGTCTGCGTTCTGTCACTATGCATACGTTCATACCCACCCATACCGAAACCCGTTCCTCGACCGACGACTGGTAACACTCCAGACGAAAATACCACTCAAATACCGTCTCCGCGGAGAGATCGTAAACAAGGCGATAGCGAAGCTGTCACCAGAGCTGGCAAGCATCCCTCGAGCAGGAACTCGGACGCCACTCGACCGAAGCTTCCCAGTTCGATACGTGTGGCGACACTGGAGCGGTGTCAGACGGCTACTGTTCTCGTCCGAACCCGACGATCATCGGACGCATGGTCCCTGGCCGGACAAAGATATCGTTCGAAACGAGTACATGGACAGAGAACAGCGAATAGCTGGACACAAGGAGAGAATTCAGTCAGTACCGGGGCTGTCCTGGAACGACGTCGAGACGTCCAATGGTGGCACAACGCAGCTTCTAACGCTTATAGAGCATCCAGCAACCGAATTATTAGTCGAGAACGAAGTCTCCTCAGAAGCATAA